GCCTAGAGGCCCAGGACATCAGACTACCGTCCATGTGGACGCTGAGCATCTCTGTTGACGTTGGCCAGGCTGTGAGCCAGTCTCTTAGTAAACAGAACATGTGATTTACCACAGTATGAACGGGTCGTCTTCAACAGCTCCTCTTCCAGTGGGACCAGCAGAGAGCTCACAAGATCCTCCCTAAATGAGTACTGAGAAATAGAACATGCTGTTATCAAACAGGCACTACATGTGAAGTCCACGGTTCTAGATATCTACTACAGCTGTGGCCAGAAactcattacattttagtcatttggcAGAAGCTCTTATACAGAACGACTTACAATCAGTACAATTCACCATTTTACAATTCACATCATTGCATGCTTTTAATGTGTGATCAAATAGACGGGTAGTGAAACATGCTTTAATAGTTGTAGAAAGCCTAAGAAAGACTTCCAACCTTTCTTTTCATTGGAATAAATGTCCATGAAGCTGCTGAGGTGTTGTAGAGCGATAaaagcctcaacatggttaaatccCACCTTATTATCCTCCTCAGTCCAACTACAGATTACACAATCAGTCTTCTCCTCTTCCCAATAATGGAAGTACCTTTACAGCACACACAGGAAATCAAAGGGGATTACTATTTTACGTCCTCGTCTTTGGTTTAGTCCCTGATATTGGGTACCTAAAAGTTAAGCCCCCCCCAGCGGTCATAAAGCTCCATTTccactgtgtgtgttgttttgatGAGGATGACGGAGCACTGTGTCAGTGGAGAGCCTCTACATGTACCATCAGCACTAAAACTTTACTGCTCTTTCCTGGCCCTTGGTTTAACTGTGGCTTTAATACTCTCACATATtatgtatcaggtgtgtgtgtgtgtgtgtgtgtgtgtgtgtgtgtgtgtgtgtgtgtgtgtcagatgtaCTGAGAGGCAAGGACCAAATATTGACCAGGCATCTTTCTGATGGAAGCTCGATCCTTAGTTATAGGAAAGCAATACAAACCTGGACATTGATGATGTCATTAAACAAATGCCCAGTGTAGTCGATATCATTAAAACAGCTGATCAGTTAGAACACATCCTTGTGAGGAAATCTGTTTCACTCAACACTGACACTTGTGGAGATCTGCATAGAAGTGGTCTGGACGCACAAACAAACATTTCCTTACACACCTAATACACAATCAATGACAGACAATCAAGTTGTTTCCCCATCTGGAAACCCTGATCTGTGATCGTTTAGTTTACCTGTCCTATGGCATCGTAGACGGCCCAGAAAGAGGGCTGAAATACTGCTCTGTGATTGTTTAGCCTACCTGTCGTTTGGCGTCGTAGACTACACTGATCTGTGATCGCTTAGTTTACCTGTCGTTTGGCGTCGTAGACTACACTGATCTGTGATCGCTTAGTTTACCTGTCGTATGGCGTCGTAGACTACATTGATCTGTGATCGCTTTGTTTACCTGTCGTATGACGTCGTAGACTACACTGATCTGTGATCGCTTAGTTTATCTGTCGTTTGGCGTCGTAGACTACACTGATCTGTGATCGCTTAGTTTACCTGTCGTATGGCGTCGTAGACTACACTGATCTGTGATCGCTTAGTTTACCTGTCGTATGGCGTCGTAGACTACACTGATCTGTGATCGCTTAGTTTACCTGTCGTATGACGTCGTAGACTACACTGATCTGTGATCGCTTAGTTTACCTGTCGTATGGCGTCGTAGACTACACTGATCTGTGATCGCTTAGTTTACCTGTCGTACGGCGTCGTAGACTACACTGATCTGTGATCGTTTAGTTTACCTGTCGTATGGCGTCGTAGACGGCCCTGAAGGTAGGCTGTTTGAGGTCATGGTACACTCCCCTGTTCCCGTGCAGGATAAAGATACCCTCCTCCTCCGCGGAGCCACAGTTACTGCCGTAGATACAGTGGTCTGGACGGTAGTTCCAGTGGCAGGGGACTTCCAACAGACActctggagggggagagacaaGGGCTAGTTTAGAGGGGCACAAATCCAATATTTCTGGTTTTCTTATCGCCCTGGAGCTTAGTTGATCATCTCGACACACACCTTATTACCCAGGTAAACAATAAGGCAAGACAATACACTGCAGCCCTGCAGGGCTGAAGCTGGGATACCTGCCACAACTGACATTTAAAAGGTTCATGTTtctaatcaaatctaattttacttgTCACGtgccgagtacaacaggtgtagactttacagtgaaaaaaagcttacttacaagcatataaccaacaatgctttaaaaaaaagtgttaagtaaaaatttgaaaataaaagtaacaaatactGCAGCAGTAAAATCCTATTGAATGGTGTGTTAAACAGCTATGTGTTGAGAGTTGAGTCTCTCCAGGGTTGTGATGGAAGACGTGTCTACTATAACAACCATATACACTGTCTATATGTCCTGGGTCTCATCATGTGGTGTAATAAGGGAGGTACTGAGCTGTGAGTCTCTCCAGGTTTGTGATGGAAGACGTGTCTACTATAACAACCATATACACTGTCTATATGTCCTGGGTCTCATCATGTGGTGTAATAAGGGAGGTACTGAGCTGTGAGTCTCACCAGGGTTGTGATGGAAGACGTGTCTACTATAACAACCATATACACTGTCTATATGTCCTGGGTCTCATCATGTGTTAATAAGGGAGGTACTGAGCTGTGAGTCTCACCAGGGTTGTGATGGAAGATGATGTTGAGCAGGTCCTGGTCTCCCCAGGTCATGTTTAGTTTATATTTCTGCAGCAGGGGCATCAGCAGCTCCTCCCACCTCAGACCCACTGACGTCATGTCATTCTGATCACACAGGACAGAGGGTGTGTTACATTGTGGAAAACGAGCTAAGTCTAAAATCAAAGTGCCTGTGCAAACATCTTTATTATGAGTTTTGTTTGTCATTCATTCAATAGGGATACAATTATTGTAGAAAATCTCGATTCTGCCATCTCTGGATGACATTATATCTGACTATTGTAATGGTGACCTCTGCTGGTCAAAGTTTATATTACCTTGAAGTATGTGGCCCTGATACGTGTCATGTTCATGAGCATGACTCCAGAGTTGATGCCCGTCCTGCCATAGTAGGGGTGGCGGGCGAAGCGGCTGTACCAGGCGATGCGTGGCTCCTCGTGCTCCGGCGCCATGGCGGCCAGCTGGGTAGCGTTGAAGTGAGCTAGCAGGGACCACAGAGCGTCTACAGGCTGGAGGAACAAGATGTCCGAGTCCACGTAGACTAGAGAATCCACCTCCTTTAGGATGAGCTGGGGAACAAAAACAGAGGTCAGAGGCCAGGAACAAGATGTCTGACTGCACCTCCTTTAGGATCAACTGAAGACAA
This sequence is a window from Salvelinus fontinalis isolate EN_2023a unplaced genomic scaffold, ASM2944872v1 scaffold_0588, whole genome shotgun sequence. Protein-coding genes within it:
- the LOC129846568 gene encoding glucoside xylosyltransferase 1-like isoform X1, with translation MRRYIRAFLVCMLFAVFSALYVYSKLFYSDLSVGGGLGGKTFLHRAAASQRSDIGQETRRGPDETGPGDQHWYTRYIMRKAEGRVRTAAAMHLAVVACGQRLEETLTMLKSAVMLSIKPLCLHIFTEDQLHASFIEALESWPSSFRCRFNYTLYPITFPHENAGEWKKLFKPCASQRLFLPLILKEVDSLVYVDSDILFLQPVDALWSLLAHFNATQLAAMAPEHEEPRIAWYSRFARHPYYGRTGINSGVMLMNMTRIRATYFKNDMTSVGLRWEELLMPLLQKYKLNMTWGDQDLLNIIFHHNPECLLEVPCHWNYRPDHCIYGSNCGSAEEEGIFILHGNRGVYHDLKQPTFRAVYDAIRQYSFREDLVSSLLVPLEEELLKTTRSYCGKSHVLFTKRLAHSLANVNRDAQRPHGR
- the LOC129846568 gene encoding glucoside xylosyltransferase 1-like isoform X2, which produces MTDQELFGWQEKSTSMPSSRYIMRKAEGRVRTAAAMHLAVVACGQRLEETLTMLKSAVMLSIKPLCLHIFTEDQLHASFIEALESWPSSFRCRFNYTLYPITFPHENAGEWKKLFKPCASQRLFLPLILKEVDSLVYVDSDILFLQPVDALWSLLAHFNATQLAAMAPEHEEPRIAWYSRFARHPYYGRTGINSGVMLMNMTRIRATYFKNDMTSVGLRWEELLMPLLQKYKLNMTWGDQDLLNIIFHHNPECLLEVPCHWNYRPDHCIYGSNCGSAEEEGIFILHGNRGVYHDLKQPTFRAVYDAIRQYSFREDLVSSLLVPLEEELLKTTRSYCGKSHVLFTKRLAHSLANVNRDAQRPHGR